A part of Salvelinus alpinus chromosome 5, SLU_Salpinus.1, whole genome shotgun sequence genomic DNA contains:
- the LOC139575748 gene encoding tumor necrosis factor alpha-induced protein 8-like protein 3 isoform X2, with amino-acid sequence MATMAVANLLTDDVSSEILDELYKASREFTKSKKEAHKIVKDVIKIALKIGILYRNHQFSPDELDTVERFKKKMNQAAMTAVSFYEVDYTFDHRILSELLLECRDLLHALVEQHLTLRSHTRIDHVFNHFAHGEFLAELYGDGEEYRLYLRKICNGINKLLDEGTL; translated from the coding sequence ATGGCGACCATGGCGGTGGCCAACCTCCTGACAGACGACGTCAGCAGTGAGATCCTGGACGAGCTGTACAAGGCCAGCCGGGAGTTCACCAAGAGTAAGAAGGAGGCCCACAAGATTGTCAAAGACGTCATCAAGATCGCCCTGAAGATCGGCATCCTGTACCGCAACCACCAGTTCAGCCCGGACGAACTGGACACGGTCGAACGCTTCAAGAAGAAGATGAACCAGGCGGCCATGACGGCGGTCAGTTTCTACGAGGTGGACTACACATTCGACCACCGCATTCTGTCAGAGTTGCTGCTGGAATGCCGGGATCTTCTGCATGCGCTGGTGGAGCAGCACCTGACCCTGCGGTCGCACACTCGCATCGACCACGTGTTCAACCACTTTGCCCACGGGGAGTTCCTGGCCGAGCTGTACGGAGACGGAGAGGAGTACAGACTGTACCTGAGGAAGATCTGCAACGGGATCAACAAACTGCTGGACGAGGGAACGctttaa
- the LOC139575748 gene encoding tumor necrosis factor alpha-induced protein 8-like protein 3 isoform X1 yields the protein MDSDSGEQSEGDLSPGQECFNSRSLALQAQKKILSKMATMAVANLLTDDVSSEILDELYKASREFTKSKKEAHKIVKDVIKIALKIGILYRNHQFSPDELDTVERFKKKMNQAAMTAVSFYEVDYTFDHRILSELLLECRDLLHALVEQHLTLRSHTRIDHVFNHFAHGEFLAELYGDGEEYRLYLRKICNGINKLLDEGTL from the coding sequence GCCAGGAGTGTTTCAACTCTCGCTCCCTGGCCCTCCAGGCACAGAAGAAGATCCTATCCAAGATGGCGACCATGGCGGTGGCCAACCTCCTGACAGACGACGTCAGCAGTGAGATCCTGGACGAGCTGTACAAGGCCAGCCGGGAGTTCACCAAGAGTAAGAAGGAGGCCCACAAGATTGTCAAAGACGTCATCAAGATCGCCCTGAAGATCGGCATCCTGTACCGCAACCACCAGTTCAGCCCGGACGAACTGGACACGGTCGAACGCTTCAAGAAGAAGATGAACCAGGCGGCCATGACGGCGGTCAGTTTCTACGAGGTGGACTACACATTCGACCACCGCATTCTGTCAGAGTTGCTGCTGGAATGCCGGGATCTTCTGCATGCGCTGGTGGAGCAGCACCTGACCCTGCGGTCGCACACTCGCATCGACCACGTGTTCAACCACTTTGCCCACGGGGAGTTCCTGGCCGAGCTGTACGGAGACGGAGAGGAGTACAGACTGTACCTGAGGAAGATCTGCAACGGGATCAACAAACTGCTGGACGAGGGAACGctttaa